In Chanodichthys erythropterus isolate Z2021 chromosome 11, ASM2448905v1, whole genome shotgun sequence, a single window of DNA contains:
- the orc6 gene encoding origin recognition complex subunit 6, whose protein sequence is MDKELFRKLASKIGITAVKVLSQAEEYMRLSQVKCVGLGSVTATSKALICLELAATSMKFPVDKEYAIKLSGLSPKVYSSNLKAMECMLGLQSNLGLRDLAVQYGCLEAVKVASQILQRYETSLPAAQQQDLDLSKPLFTTAALYAACKCMKIRTDRKLASSSGAKKGIFDRLCAQFQKFGQEISNEASSLEKPVKTAQKRQKTLTELLETEDDYGKPATSPKQERVEKTEEEETQHYEEWKRKILENALKAKAVDS, encoded by the exons ATGGATAAAGAGTTATTTCGTAAGCTAGCTTCAAAGATCGGGATAACAGCTGTTAAAGTATTGAG TCAAGCAGAAGAGTACATGCGACTATCCCAAGTGAAATGTGTTGGACTGGGTTCTGTGACAGCCACCAGCAAGGCCCTTATTTGCCTTGAGTTGGCAGCGACTTCAATGAAATTTCCTGTAGACAAG GAGTATGCCATCAAACTATCTGGACTGAGTCCTAAGGTTTACTCCAGCAATTTGAAGGCTATGGAGTGCATGCTGGGCCTGCAGTCAAACCTGGGTCTCAGAGATCTTGCAGTGCAGTATGGGTGTTTGGAAGCAGTTAAAGTGGCCTCTCAGATCCTTCAACG GTATGAGACCAGTTTGCCCGCTGCTCAGCAACAAGACCTTGACCTGTCTAAACCTCTTTTCACCACAGCAGCTCTATATGCAGCATGCAA GTGCATGAAAATCAGAACTGACAGGAAATTAGCCTCTTCATCTGGAGCAAAGAAGGGCATCTTTGACCGGCTATGCGCACAGTTTCAGAAATTTGGACAGGAGATCAGCA ATGAGGCTTCATCTTTGGAGAAACCAGTCAAAACTGCTCAAAAGAGGCAGAAGACTCTCACTGAACTGCTAGAAACAGAAGACGATT ATGGGAAGCCTGCAACATCTCCTAAGCAAGAGCGAGTTGAAAAGACAGAGGAGGAAGAGACACAACATTATGAGGAGTGGAAAAGAAAAATCCttgaaaatgcattaaaagcgAAGGCTGTAGATTCTTGA
- the mylk3 gene encoding myosin light chain kinase 3 isoform X1, whose translation MSKQVTLATCIAKMYEGSRLENSGIPSGTVKKSSPTLIGSLNNVEVKLNNLEGKVEQIESTQTEVLHKLSLLCQGMEALERSLTQHKQGAQESNVIKNGQRESNKLPLLTEVRSLCGETVDLLHNLKHESQQQRKKIECMESSLSTLEKVIGYVGDAFRNSKIVEFILSGVVPWRRQGLLETTEEEKNKPDDNSIKPNGSFCHQSTQTSEEVKQAISAENELQQPEVTVPSDPSSLPSPEALRGASEPLIPLGTGESSKALRRAKEVTVKSRAPEQVQTFAPEVQLEDEDIGVCYVPKQETDSSSAAPADAECATVTTKVEKDLSLQQERALEQADASQNGDEASLKTIVPEQVELNVEVTQTQTEATLFGDKALLKPSVLGQQQQQLEKKVDVPHKPQLKEPVNKDAEVKSQHKETVEMVTPVPKHDEIKTGSEPAIKKNENKTAERILESDPIKNCAAPSPQNTTLLGGEELKLAPLRKAESQLLIIDDCPPLPAPFEHRIVSAKQVPMNSYYAVNPSEVLGGGRFGQVHKCAELSSGLMLAAKIIKVRGMKERDEVKNEIGVMNQLNHVNLIQLYDAFESRTNLTLIMEYVEGGELFDRIIDENYQLTELDAIVFTRQICEGVQYLHQQYILHLDLKPENILCVNSTGNQIKIIDFGLARKYRPREKLKVNFGTPEFLAPEVVNYDFVSFPTDMWSVGVITYMLLSGLSPFMGDNDAETMNNILHAKWDFDAEAFENVSEEAKDFISSLLVPAKCSRLSASGCMKHSWLNNLEDKAKMYKVRLKSQMRLQRYLTAHRQWKKHFYAVAAANRLKRFQQSRSVSMPN comes from the exons ATGAGTAAACAGGTGACTCTGGCCACTTGTATTGCCAAGATGTATGAAGGCAGCAGGCTGGAGAACTCTGGAATTCCATCGGGGACAGTCAAGAAGTCGAGTCCAACTCTGATAGGTAGTCTAAACAATGTGGAGGTCAAGTTGAACAACCTGGAGGGGAAAGTGGAACAGATTGAAAGTACCCAGACAGAGGTGCTTCACAAGCTGAGCTTATTGTGTCAAGGGATGGAAGCACTAGAAAGAAGCCTTACGCAGCACAAGCAGGGTGCTCAAGAATCAAACGTGATCAAAAATGGCCAGCGAGAGAGCAACAAACTCCCTTTGCTGACAGAGGTCAGATCGCTTTGCGGGGAAACCGTGGATCTGCTTCATAATCTCAAGCATGAGAGTCAGCAGCAGAGAAAGAAGATTGAATGTATGGAAAGTTCTTTGTCTACTCTGGAGAAAGTAATAGGGTATGTGGGAGATGCTTTCCGTAACTCAAAAATAGTGGAGTTCATCCTCAGTGGAGTGGTGCCATGGAGAAGACAAGGTCTTCTGGAAACTACAGAGGAAGAG aaaaaCAAACCAGATGATAACAGCATTAAACCAAATGGCAGTTTTTGCCACCAGAGCACACAGACTTCAGAGGAGGTTAAACAAGCGATTTcag CTGAGAATGAGCTCCAGCAGCCAGAGGTCACTGTTCCCAGTGATCCCAGCAGCCTACCTTCTCCTGAAGCCCTTAGAGGAGCAAGTGAACCTCTGATACCTCTTGGTACAGGAGAAAGCTCCAAAGCCTTACGAAGGGCCAAGGAGGTCACTGTGAAGAGCAGAGCGCCTGAGCAGGTCCAGACATTTGCTCCTGAAGTCCAGCTGGAGGATGAGGATATTGGCGTATGTTATGTACCCAAGCAAGAGACAGATAGCTCAAGTGCCGCACCAGCTGATGCTGAATGTGCCACTGTGACAACTAAAGTGGAAAAAGATTTGTCTCTTCAGCAAGAGAG GGCTCTTGAACAGGCAGATGCTTCACAGAATGGTGACGAGGCTTCACTCAAGACAATAGTTCCTGAACAAGTGGAGCTGAACGTTGAAGTTACTCAAACACAGACAGAGGCTACACTGTTTGGTGACAAGGCCCTTTTGAAACCATCAGTTCTTGGACAACAGCAACAGCAACTGGAGAAGAAGGTTGATGTTCCTCACAAACCTCAACTCAAAGAGCCTGTTAACAAGGATGCAGAGGTTAAGTCACAACATAAAGAGACAGTGGAGATGGTAACACCTGTGCCAAAACATGATGAGATTAAGACAGGATCTGAACCAGCTATcaagaaaaatgaaaataaaactgctGAGAGGATTTTGGAGTCTGACCCAATAAAGAACTGTGCAGCTCCTAGTCCACAAAACACAACCCTTTTGGGGGGAGAAGAATTGAAATTAGCACCTCTGAGAAAAGCAGAGTCACAGCTACTGATCATCG ATGACTGTCCACCTCTTCCAGCCCCGTTCGAGCATCGTATCGTCAGTGCCAAGCAGGTTCCCATGAACTCATATTATGCAGTCAACCCCAGTGAGGTGCTGGGCGG AGGCCGTTTTGGACAGGTACACAAGTGTGCCGAGTTGTCCTCTGGTCTTATGCTTGCTGCTAAGATTATAAAGGTCCGGGGAATGAAAGAGAGG GATGAAGTGAAGAATGAGATTGGAGTTATGAACCAGTTAAACCATGTGAATCTGATTCAGCTGTATGATGCGTTCGAGTCACGGACTAACCTCACACTCATTATGGAATA TGTGGAGGGTGGTGAATTGTTTGACCGAATCATTGATGAGAATTACCAGCTGACGGAGCTGGATGCCATCGTGTTTACCAGGCAGATTTGTGAGGGGGTTCAGTACCTTCACCAGCAGTACATTCTTCATTTAGATCTTAAG CCAGAAAATATCTTATGTGTGAACAGCACTGGGAATCAGATCAAGATCATTGACTTTGGACTTGCCAGAAA GTACAGACCCAGAGAAAAGCTGAAGGTCAACTTTGGAACCCCAGAGTTTTTGGCACCAGAAGTTGTCAACTATGACTTTGTGTCATTTCCTACAGACATGTGGAGTGTTGGTGTCATCACATACATGCT tttgagTGGCCTTTCTCCATTCATGGGTGACAACGATGCAGAAACAATGAACAACATTCTGCACGCAAAATGGGACTTTGATGCAGAGGCATTTGAGAATGTGTCAGAAGAAGCCAAAGACTTCATTTCCAGCCTCCTTGTGCCTGCTAAATg CAGCCGTCTGAGTGCATCGGGGTGCATGAAGCATAGTTGGCTAAACAACCTGGAGGACAAGGCCAAGATGTACAAAGTCCGGCTCAAGTCTCAAATGAGGCTTCAGCGATACCTTACTGCTCACCGTCAGTGGAAG AAACATTTCTATGCAGTCGCTGCAGCAAACAGGTTGAAGAGGTTTCAGCAGAGCAGATCAGTTAGTATGCCAAATTAG
- the mylk3 gene encoding myosin light chain kinase 3 isoform X2: MMGTSLYRSTLLSTGGFRVSDYIRKFTKNKPDDNSIKPNGSFCHQSTQTSEEVKQAISAENELQQPEVTVPSDPSSLPSPEALRGASEPLIPLGTGESSKALRRAKEVTVKSRAPEQVQTFAPEVQLEDEDIGVCYVPKQETDSSSAAPADAECATVTTKVEKDLSLQQERALEQADASQNGDEASLKTIVPEQVELNVEVTQTQTEATLFGDKALLKPSVLGQQQQQLEKKVDVPHKPQLKEPVNKDAEVKSQHKETVEMVTPVPKHDEIKTGSEPAIKKNENKTAERILESDPIKNCAAPSPQNTTLLGGEELKLAPLRKAESQLLIIDDCPPLPAPFEHRIVSAKQVPMNSYYAVNPSEVLGGGRFGQVHKCAELSSGLMLAAKIIKVRGMKERDEVKNEIGVMNQLNHVNLIQLYDAFESRTNLTLIMEYVEGGELFDRIIDENYQLTELDAIVFTRQICEGVQYLHQQYILHLDLKPENILCVNSTGNQIKIIDFGLARKYRPREKLKVNFGTPEFLAPEVVNYDFVSFPTDMWSVGVITYMLLSGLSPFMGDNDAETMNNILHAKWDFDAEAFENVSEEAKDFISSLLVPAKCSRLSASGCMKHSWLNNLEDKAKMYKVRLKSQMRLQRYLTAHRQWKKHFYAVAAANRLKRFQQSRSVSMPN; this comes from the exons ATGATGGGGACCTCTCTGTACAGATCAACACTTCTCAGCACAGGTGGCTTCAGAGTGTCGGACTACATACGCAAATTCACA aaaaaCAAACCAGATGATAACAGCATTAAACCAAATGGCAGTTTTTGCCACCAGAGCACACAGACTTCAGAGGAGGTTAAACAAGCGATTTcag CTGAGAATGAGCTCCAGCAGCCAGAGGTCACTGTTCCCAGTGATCCCAGCAGCCTACCTTCTCCTGAAGCCCTTAGAGGAGCAAGTGAACCTCTGATACCTCTTGGTACAGGAGAAAGCTCCAAAGCCTTACGAAGGGCCAAGGAGGTCACTGTGAAGAGCAGAGCGCCTGAGCAGGTCCAGACATTTGCTCCTGAAGTCCAGCTGGAGGATGAGGATATTGGCGTATGTTATGTACCCAAGCAAGAGACAGATAGCTCAAGTGCCGCACCAGCTGATGCTGAATGTGCCACTGTGACAACTAAAGTGGAAAAAGATTTGTCTCTTCAGCAAGAGAG GGCTCTTGAACAGGCAGATGCTTCACAGAATGGTGACGAGGCTTCACTCAAGACAATAGTTCCTGAACAAGTGGAGCTGAACGTTGAAGTTACTCAAACACAGACAGAGGCTACACTGTTTGGTGACAAGGCCCTTTTGAAACCATCAGTTCTTGGACAACAGCAACAGCAACTGGAGAAGAAGGTTGATGTTCCTCACAAACCTCAACTCAAAGAGCCTGTTAACAAGGATGCAGAGGTTAAGTCACAACATAAAGAGACAGTGGAGATGGTAACACCTGTGCCAAAACATGATGAGATTAAGACAGGATCTGAACCAGCTATcaagaaaaatgaaaataaaactgctGAGAGGATTTTGGAGTCTGACCCAATAAAGAACTGTGCAGCTCCTAGTCCACAAAACACAACCCTTTTGGGGGGAGAAGAATTGAAATTAGCACCTCTGAGAAAAGCAGAGTCACAGCTACTGATCATCG ATGACTGTCCACCTCTTCCAGCCCCGTTCGAGCATCGTATCGTCAGTGCCAAGCAGGTTCCCATGAACTCATATTATGCAGTCAACCCCAGTGAGGTGCTGGGCGG AGGCCGTTTTGGACAGGTACACAAGTGTGCCGAGTTGTCCTCTGGTCTTATGCTTGCTGCTAAGATTATAAAGGTCCGGGGAATGAAAGAGAGG GATGAAGTGAAGAATGAGATTGGAGTTATGAACCAGTTAAACCATGTGAATCTGATTCAGCTGTATGATGCGTTCGAGTCACGGACTAACCTCACACTCATTATGGAATA TGTGGAGGGTGGTGAATTGTTTGACCGAATCATTGATGAGAATTACCAGCTGACGGAGCTGGATGCCATCGTGTTTACCAGGCAGATTTGTGAGGGGGTTCAGTACCTTCACCAGCAGTACATTCTTCATTTAGATCTTAAG CCAGAAAATATCTTATGTGTGAACAGCACTGGGAATCAGATCAAGATCATTGACTTTGGACTTGCCAGAAA GTACAGACCCAGAGAAAAGCTGAAGGTCAACTTTGGAACCCCAGAGTTTTTGGCACCAGAAGTTGTCAACTATGACTTTGTGTCATTTCCTACAGACATGTGGAGTGTTGGTGTCATCACATACATGCT tttgagTGGCCTTTCTCCATTCATGGGTGACAACGATGCAGAAACAATGAACAACATTCTGCACGCAAAATGGGACTTTGATGCAGAGGCATTTGAGAATGTGTCAGAAGAAGCCAAAGACTTCATTTCCAGCCTCCTTGTGCCTGCTAAATg CAGCCGTCTGAGTGCATCGGGGTGCATGAAGCATAGTTGGCTAAACAACCTGGAGGACAAGGCCAAGATGTACAAAGTCCGGCTCAAGTCTCAAATGAGGCTTCAGCGATACCTTACTGCTCACCGTCAGTGGAAG AAACATTTCTATGCAGTCGCTGCAGCAAACAGGTTGAAGAGGTTTCAGCAGAGCAGATCAGTTAGTATGCCAAATTAG